In the genome of Mucisphaera calidilacus, one region contains:
- the fbaA gene encoding class II fructose-bisphosphate aldolase, translated as MPVADYATYCKMLENAYDNHFAYPAINVTSEITANAALKAFADLKSDGIIQVSTGGGKFASGLAIGDMVLGAISIAEHIHRAAAKLDINVAIHTDHCPPKNVDDFLIPLIEESEKRVAAGELPLYQSHMLDASCIPLEENMALSVPIFERMAKIGQMIEVEAGVVGGEEDGASGSEDTPADKLYTTPEDMVYVYEQMGKVDGKYMFAATFGNVHGAYKPGAVKLRPDILKQGQDAIKAKFGDDAKFWLVFHGGSGSAKSDIHETLDYGVVKMNVDTDCQYAFTRALADHFFANYDSILKIDGEVGNKKFYDPRSYLKKGEEAMANRVKEACEDLRAVGKTLAPVGAGA; from the coding sequence ATGCCCGTTGCTGATTACGCGACCTATTGCAAGATGCTCGAGAACGCGTACGACAACCACTTCGCCTACCCCGCCATCAACGTCACCAGCGAGATCACGGCCAACGCCGCCCTCAAGGCCTTCGCCGATCTCAAGAGCGACGGCATCATCCAGGTCTCCACCGGCGGCGGCAAGTTCGCCTCCGGTCTGGCCATCGGCGACATGGTCCTCGGTGCCATCTCCATCGCCGAGCACATCCACCGTGCCGCGGCCAAGCTCGACATTAACGTCGCCATCCACACCGACCACTGCCCCCCCAAGAATGTCGATGACTTCCTCATCCCCCTGATCGAGGAGTCGGAGAAGCGTGTCGCCGCCGGCGAACTCCCCCTTTACCAGAGTCACATGCTCGACGCCTCCTGCATCCCCCTCGAAGAAAACATGGCACTCTCGGTGCCCATCTTCGAGCGTATGGCCAAGATCGGCCAGATGATCGAGGTCGAAGCCGGCGTCGTGGGCGGCGAAGAAGACGGTGCCTCCGGCAGCGAGGATACCCCCGCCGACAAGCTCTACACCACCCCCGAAGACATGGTTTACGTCTACGAGCAGATGGGCAAGGTCGACGGTAAGTACATGTTTGCAGCGACCTTCGGTAACGTCCACGGTGCCTACAAGCCCGGTGCCGTCAAGCTCCGCCCGGACATCCTCAAGCAGGGCCAGGACGCCATCAAGGCTAAGTTCGGCGACGACGCCAAGTTCTGGCTCGTCTTCCACGGCGGCTCCGGATCGGCCAAGAGCGATATCCATGAGACCCTCGACTACGGCGTCGTCAAGATGAACGTCGATACCGACTGCCAGTACGCCTTTACCCGCGCCCTCGCCGACCACTTCTTCGCCAACTACGATTCGATCCTCAAGATCGATGGGGAGGTCGGCAACAAGAAGTTCTACGACCCCCGCAGCTACCTCAAAAAGGGCGAAGAGGCCATGGCCAACCGCGTCAAGGAGGCCTGCGAAGACCTGCGTGCCGTTGGCAAGACCCTCGCTCCCGTTGGGGCGGGAGCCTGA
- the argJ gene encoding bifunctional glutamate N-acetyltransferase/amino-acid acetyltransferase ArgJ yields the protein MRVPRGFRFAGVCCGIKPSGRPDLALIVAESPCAAAGVFTRNRFCGAPVTITRRHLRDGRARAVVINSGVANVATGRQGLEDAKAMCAMVAERLGCKPTEVLVASTGVIGPRLPMDKIERGIASAVAELRPSKAAMMYAAEAILTTDTRSKTYGVRSNGVTLGGMAKGSGMIAPDMATMLGFLVTDARLQPDRVRRLLRSACDQSFNRISVDSDTSTSDMVLMLASGAARSAVAADDVDACCSSLSQQVLCDGEGTTRVFDVRIEGARSVAEADRVGRAIVNSPLVKTAVHGGDPNWGRFMMAVGKSGVAINPAKVSLSVGSPRGIALLSLGEPVVLNTKQQARVERLMRADRVGFVVDLGRGDVGVTWSGSDLSYEYVRINAEYTT from the coding sequence TTGCGCGTTCCCCGAGGGTTTCGGTTCGCGGGGGTCTGCTGCGGCATCAAGCCGTCGGGCCGGCCTGACCTCGCGCTGATTGTCGCGGAGTCGCCTTGCGCCGCGGCGGGCGTTTTCACCAGGAACCGCTTCTGTGGCGCGCCGGTCACGATCACCCGGCGTCACCTTCGTGACGGTCGTGCCCGTGCCGTTGTCATCAACTCGGGCGTTGCCAATGTGGCTACCGGCAGGCAGGGGCTTGAGGACGCCAAGGCGATGTGTGCGATGGTTGCGGAGCGGCTTGGCTGCAAACCGACCGAGGTGCTGGTCGCCTCCACGGGTGTGATCGGTCCGCGGCTGCCGATGGACAAGATCGAACGCGGGATCGCGTCGGCCGTCGCTGAACTCAGGCCCAGCAAGGCCGCGATGATGTATGCCGCTGAGGCGATCCTCACCACCGACACGCGGAGCAAGACGTATGGCGTGCGGAGCAACGGCGTCACGCTCGGCGGGATGGCGAAGGGCTCGGGGATGATTGCGCCGGACATGGCGACGATGCTCGGCTTCCTCGTGACGGACGCTCGCCTGCAGCCGGATCGTGTCCGCAGGCTGCTGCGCTCGGCGTGCGATCAGAGCTTCAACCGCATCAGTGTGGACAGTGACACGAGCACGAGTGACATGGTGCTGATGCTCGCGAGTGGTGCTGCCAGAAGCGCCGTCGCCGCTGATGATGTTGATGCCTGCTGCTCGTCGCTGAGTCAGCAGGTGCTCTGCGACGGCGAGGGGACGACGCGTGTGTTTGATGTGCGGATCGAGGGCGCGCGAAGCGTAGCGGAGGCCGACCGTGTCGGACGCGCGATCGTGAATTCGCCGCTGGTGAAGACGGCGGTGCACGGCGGGGATCCGAACTGGGGTCGCTTCATGATGGCGGTGGGCAAGAGCGGCGTCGCGATCAACCCCGCAAAGGTCAGCCTGAGCGTCGGTTCGCCTCGAGGGATCGCTCTGCTGAGCCTTGGTGAACCGGTGGTGCTCAACACGAAACAGCAGGCACGTGTTGAGAGGCTGATGCGGGCCGACCGCGTGGGGTTTGTGGTTGACTTGGGCCGGGGCGACGTCGGCGTGACGTGGTCGGGTTCGGACCTTTCGTACGAGTACGTTCGGATCAACGCGGAATACACGACGTGA
- a CDS encoding hydantoinase/oxoprolinase family protein yields MSDEVMRIGVDTGGTFTDLILANATGDIVATHKLLSTPDDPGRAVVDGIEALLAEVGADHQPHVVHGSTVATNALLEGKVARAALITTTGFEDVLRIARQNRPSLFALVPQKPAPVIDRGRTVGIKQRTGPEGQTISPMDPASVSEAVETLAGLRLESIAICLLHSYANPDDERRVARAVRERFGDAVHLTVSHELLPEWREYERTSTCAINAAVAPRMNGYVQRLAARLGPDRLSIMASHAGTLAVEEVGDQPVRTILSGPAGGALGALAVARSLGHERIITFDMGGTSTDVALLDGEPGLTTEGEAAGMPVRLPMVDLHTVGAGGGSMAWVDDGGALRVGPESCGADPGPACYGRQAGDLVPAVTDAHAVLGNLPRDIKLAGRMDLEVAAAESAVDNIAHKLGLGRIETAEGILAVAESTMARAIRKVSLERGHDPSEYAMVSFGGAGGLHACRLAEALGMSRIIVPAHAGLLSAVGMLTAARSLTFSIAVVRTLDDATCEAARRPGVLASQILPEAAASLEKQALAWFSRYGVPETDRGRRWQADLRYHGQSFEITVDLDNTDPIASFESEHERLYGYNPEGRAIEVVTLRETASGAAGTINFPEIQTPQTAAGPAILRDRSSTLLVREGWRASTSAEGHTMLTRMNGAAS; encoded by the coding sequence GTGAGCGATGAAGTGATGCGTATCGGAGTGGACACCGGCGGGACCTTTACGGACCTGATCCTCGCAAACGCAACGGGTGATATTGTCGCGACGCACAAGCTGCTGTCGACGCCTGACGATCCCGGACGCGCGGTGGTTGATGGCATCGAGGCCTTGCTCGCCGAGGTCGGGGCTGATCACCAGCCCCACGTCGTGCACGGCTCGACGGTCGCGACCAATGCGCTGCTGGAGGGCAAGGTCGCACGAGCGGCCCTGATCACGACCACCGGATTCGAGGACGTGCTACGCATCGCGCGTCAGAACCGCCCTTCACTGTTTGCGTTGGTGCCTCAGAAACCCGCGCCGGTCATCGACCGCGGCCGGACCGTGGGCATCAAGCAGCGAACAGGGCCTGAGGGGCAGACGATCTCTCCGATGGATCCGGCATCAGTCTCCGAAGCCGTCGAGACTCTCGCGGGTCTGCGGCTGGAGTCGATTGCGATCTGTCTGCTGCACAGCTACGCCAACCCCGATGACGAGCGGCGTGTTGCCCGAGCCGTCCGGGAGCGTTTCGGTGACGCTGTGCACCTGACGGTTTCTCACGAACTGCTGCCCGAGTGGCGCGAGTACGAGCGTACCTCGACCTGCGCGATCAACGCGGCGGTGGCGCCGCGTATGAACGGATACGTGCAGCGGCTTGCTGCGCGGCTCGGTCCGGATCGCTTGTCGATCATGGCGTCTCACGCGGGAACGCTCGCCGTCGAAGAGGTTGGTGACCAGCCCGTGCGCACGATCCTCTCGGGACCTGCTGGAGGGGCGTTGGGTGCGCTGGCTGTCGCAAGGTCGCTGGGGCACGAGCGGATCATCACCTTCGACATGGGCGGCACGAGCACGGACGTCGCGTTGCTTGACGGTGAACCCGGCCTGACGACAGAGGGCGAGGCGGCGGGCATGCCCGTGCGTCTGCCGATGGTCGACCTGCACACGGTGGGCGCGGGCGGCGGCTCGATGGCCTGGGTTGATGATGGCGGCGCGCTGCGTGTTGGCCCGGAGAGCTGCGGCGCCGATCCCGGTCCGGCCTGTTACGGTAGGCAGGCAGGCGACCTTGTCCCCGCGGTCACCGATGCCCACGCCGTGCTCGGCAACCTGCCCCGCGACATCAAGCTTGCCGGCCGCATGGATCTTGAGGTCGCAGCGGCAGAGTCGGCTGTCGACAACATCGCGCACAAACTCGGGCTGGGACGGATCGAGACGGCCGAGGGCATCCTTGCGGTTGCCGAGTCGACCATGGCCCGCGCGATCCGCAAGGTCTCACTCGAGCGTGGCCACGATCCTTCGGAGTATGCGATGGTGAGTTTCGGCGGCGCGGGCGGGCTGCACGCTTGCCGGCTCGCCGAGGCGCTGGGCATGTCGCGCATCATCGTTCCCGCGCACGCGGGGCTGCTGAGTGCCGTGGGGATGCTGACCGCGGCACGCAGCCTGACCTTCTCGATCGCGGTGGTGCGCACACTCGACGATGCGACGTGCGAGGCGGCGCGTCGGCCAGGCGTGCTCGCATCACAGATCCTGCCCGAGGCGGCGGCCAGCCTGGAGAAACAGGCGTTGGCCTGGTTCAGCCGCTACGGCGTCCCTGAAACAGACCGCGGGCGTCGCTGGCAGGCCGATCTCCGCTATCACGGTCAGTCCTTCGAGATCACGGTCGACCTCGACAACACCGACCCGATTGCGAGCTTTGAGTCCGAGCACGAGCGCTTGTATGGGTACAACCCCGAGGGGCGAGCGATCGAAGTCGTCACGCTGCGTGAGACCGCGAGCGGAGCGGCGGGCACGATCAATTTCCCCGAGATCCAGACGCCACAGACAGCGGCAGGTCCGGCGATCCTGCGTGATCGTTCGTCGACGCTGCTGGTTCGTGAGGGGTGGCGGGCCTCGACGTCGGCTGAGGGCCACACCATGCTGACGCGTATGAACGGAGCTGCATCATGA
- a CDS encoding hydantoinase B/oxoprolinase family protein, translated as MSDDLGPIQIELFKHLLASVAEEMGVRLMRSAYSPNIKERRDHSCAVFDAEGRLIAQAAHIPVHLGSAAASVCAVMDVFDPMSMRADDRFILNDPYAGGTHLPDVTAVAPVVVEGHDRPLFYVANRAHHADVGGSRPGSLPLSRSIDEEGVRFGPSRFDAEFINSFADQTRTPDERRGDLFAQMAGLELGIERMCDLCARQGTERTVHAGEALRGYTERMMRHVIADLPDGGYSFEDVLDNDPINPENGPVAIRVTVTIQGETATVDYSGSDGQMAGPLNAVRAITLAATQYVFRCLGPADVPDNAGLLAPLDVVTRPGSVVDAQAPAAVAGGNVETSQRIVDVLFGALAQATPERVPAASAGSMTNLTMGGDDHRRTPTEPFTYYETIAGGAGAGPRHDGASCVHVHMTNTLNTPVETFEHAYPVLIDGVRVHDDSGGAGLHRGGDGMVRTYRFTGPTEVTLIAERHMNSPYGLAGGQPGSPGRARLIRADGSTQELGGRFERRFEAGECLEVCTPAGGGWGTTEACDKL; from the coding sequence ATGAGTGACGATCTTGGCCCCATTCAGATCGAGTTGTTCAAGCACCTGCTCGCATCGGTGGCGGAGGAAATGGGGGTACGCTTGATGCGGTCGGCCTACTCGCCCAACATCAAGGAGCGGCGGGATCACTCGTGTGCCGTGTTCGATGCGGAGGGCCGGTTGATCGCGCAGGCGGCGCACATCCCGGTGCACCTCGGGTCGGCGGCCGCCTCGGTGTGTGCGGTCATGGACGTCTTCGACCCGATGTCGATGCGTGCTGACGACCGCTTTATCCTCAACGACCCCTACGCGGGCGGGACGCATCTGCCGGATGTCACCGCTGTCGCGCCGGTGGTCGTCGAGGGGCACGACCGCCCTCTTTTTTATGTCGCCAACCGTGCCCACCACGCCGACGTCGGCGGCTCGCGTCCCGGCTCGCTGCCGCTGAGCCGCTCGATTGACGAGGAGGGAGTTCGCTTCGGCCCGTCACGTTTTGACGCCGAGTTCATCAATAGCTTTGCGGATCAGACACGCACGCCTGACGAGCGTCGCGGCGACCTGTTCGCCCAGATGGCCGGACTGGAGCTGGGCATCGAGCGCATGTGTGACCTGTGCGCTCGTCAGGGCACCGAGCGAACCGTTCACGCCGGTGAGGCGTTGCGGGGCTACACCGAGCGCATGATGCGACACGTCATCGCCGACCTCCCCGACGGCGGCTACAGCTTCGAGGATGTGCTGGATAACGACCCGATCAATCCTGAGAACGGGCCCGTCGCGATCCGCGTGACGGTCACCATTCAGGGCGAGACGGCCACCGTGGACTACAGCGGCAGCGACGGTCAGATGGCCGGCCCGCTCAACGCCGTACGCGCGATCACTCTGGCTGCGACGCAGTACGTCTTCCGCTGCCTGGGTCCTGCCGACGTTCCTGACAACGCCGGCCTGCTGGCGCCGCTCGACGTCGTCACGCGTCCCGGCTCGGTCGTCGATGCGCAGGCACCCGCCGCGGTGGCGGGGGGTAATGTGGAGACCTCGCAACGCATCGTGGACGTGCTCTTCGGTGCGTTAGCGCAGGCCACACCCGAGCGTGTTCCCGCTGCTTCGGCGGGCTCGATGACCAACCTGACCATGGGCGGCGACGATCATCGGCGGACCCCGACCGAGCCGTTTACCTACTACGAGACGATCGCGGGTGGTGCCGGCGCGGGGCCGCGGCACGACGGAGCGAGTTGTGTACACGTCCACATGACCAACACGCTTAACACGCCCGTCGAGACCTTCGAGCACGCCTACCCCGTGCTGATCGACGGGGTTCGTGTCCATGATGACTCAGGTGGCGCGGGCCTGCACAGGGGCGGCGACGGCATGGTGCGCACCTACCGATTTACCGGTCCGACCGAGGTCACCCTGATCGCGGAAAGACACATGAATTCGCCCTACGGCCTCGCCGGTGGTCAACCCGGATCGCCCGGCAGGGCAAGGCTGATCCGCGCCGATGGCAGCACGCAGGAGTTGGGCGGACGTTTCGAGCGACGTTTCGAGGCGGGTGAGTGCCTGGAAGTCTGCACGCCCGCGGGCGGCGGCTGGGGAACGACCGAGGCATGCGATAAGCTTTGA
- a CDS encoding glycoside hydrolase family 2 TIM barrel-domain containing protein, producing MRTLQALMIALSMLLPSISAASADVELVRAESGWQLQVDGEPYRIKGAGGNHSMADLVKAGGNTVRTWGIGPTTKDYLDEAHRHGLKVVVGIWLGHTRQGFDYHDPDQTAEQLEHVRESVIRFRDHPAVLMWALGNEMEHGDGGDDPVLWQHIQDCAVLTKQLDPTHPVMTVFAEIGSNKVAMLRKHCPEIDVVGINSYGGAPSLPERFREQGGTRPYVVTEFGPLGTWEVRKDDHEMVLEPTSTQKAETYETSYTALEADTELCLGSFAFLWSHKQEATHTWFGMWLEDGSKVAAVDTMTRLWGGEEPDNLCPVIEPIEPKGDAEGQTGEILLFKLATSDPDGDELTATWTYYREADEYDTRGDYQAKPGRVDGAIMTASTTMAELRLPEQPGKYRLYVTVHDGRGAAATANIPVFVHERVAASDAPPPPQ from the coding sequence ATGCGCACGCTCCAGGCGTTGATGATCGCTCTCTCCATGCTCCTGCCCTCAATTTCTGCCGCGTCGGCAGACGTTGAACTCGTGCGTGCCGAATCCGGCTGGCAGCTGCAGGTCGACGGCGAGCCGTATCGCATCAAGGGGGCCGGCGGCAACCACAGCATGGCCGACCTCGTCAAGGCCGGCGGCAACACCGTCAGGACCTGGGGTATCGGGCCAACAACCAAGGACTATCTTGACGAGGCCCACCGCCACGGGCTCAAGGTGGTCGTTGGCATCTGGTTGGGGCACACGCGTCAGGGTTTCGACTACCACGATCCCGATCAAACCGCGGAGCAGCTCGAACACGTGCGCGAGTCGGTCATCCGTTTTCGCGATCACCCCGCCGTGCTGATGTGGGCGCTCGGCAACGAGATGGAACACGGCGACGGGGGCGACGACCCCGTGCTCTGGCAGCACATCCAGGACTGTGCCGTACTCACGAAGCAGCTTGATCCCACACACCCGGTCATGACGGTCTTTGCTGAGATCGGCAGCAACAAGGTCGCCATGCTTCGCAAGCACTGCCCGGAGATCGACGTGGTCGGCATCAACAGCTACGGCGGCGCACCATCACTGCCGGAACGCTTCCGGGAGCAGGGGGGAACCCGGCCCTATGTCGTGACGGAGTTCGGCCCGTTGGGGACGTGGGAAGTTCGCAAGGACGATCACGAGATGGTCCTCGAACCGACGAGCACGCAGAAGGCCGAGACCTACGAGACGAGTTACACCGCACTGGAAGCCGACACCGAATTGTGCCTCGGCTCTTTCGCTTTCCTCTGGTCGCACAAACAGGAGGCGACACACACCTGGTTCGGCATGTGGCTCGAGGATGGCAGCAAGGTCGCTGCGGTCGACACGATGACGCGTCTCTGGGGCGGTGAGGAACCCGACAACCTCTGCCCCGTCATTGAGCCGATTGAACCGAAAGGTGACGCCGAGGGACAGACCGGCGAGATCCTCCTCTTCAAACTCGCGACCTCCGATCCCGACGGCGACGAGCTGACGGCCACGTGGACCTACTATCGCGAAGCGGACGAGTATGACACGCGAGGCGATTACCAGGCCAAGCCCGGTCGCGTCGACGGCGCAATCATGACGGCGTCGACAACGATGGCGGAACTGCGGCTTCCCGAGCAGCCCGGCAAGTATCGCCTCTACGTCACGGTGCACGACGGCCGGGGTGCCGCTGCCACGGCGAACATCCCCGTCTTCGTCCACGAACGTGTGGCGGCCTCGGACGCGCCGCCGCCCCCGCAATAG
- a CDS encoding type II secretion system protein, with protein MKTRRTGFTLIELLVVISIIALLIGILLPALGAARNTARGMQCLSNQRQTGIALFGWTLDNKDLYPPGYVSGTRDYATLISGYFSGQQGSYENGDQLNADAFQCASAAIDGGGLHYGANMLLMPLYNGEEHYDRRNETWSDGSSLGAVNRIQDYKTSSLRRASEVLVIADAGQTDEQINQFTEIGDAFAVLENLDYNGGKGTNPGGADDPLDYHLSSDTDSDDVINEGANVDSIVKLGDQGAADLRWRHGGGSGSGSSSGSVNALYGDGHAESNARGSILKRNIRPDAPPGS; from the coding sequence ATGAAGACACGACGGACCGGATTTACCCTGATTGAACTGCTGGTGGTCATCTCGATCATCGCACTGCTCATCGGCATCCTGCTGCCCGCTCTGGGCGCGGCGCGTAACACGGCGCGTGGCATGCAGTGCCTCTCGAACCAGCGACAGACCGGCATCGCTCTGTTTGGTTGGACCCTCGACAATAAGGATCTGTATCCTCCCGGCTACGTGAGCGGGACGCGTGACTACGCCACACTGATCTCGGGGTACTTCAGCGGCCAGCAGGGCTCCTACGAAAACGGCGACCAACTCAACGCGGACGCCTTCCAGTGTGCGAGCGCCGCGATCGACGGTGGCGGCCTCCACTACGGCGCGAATATGTTGCTCATGCCGCTCTACAACGGCGAGGAACACTACGACCGCCGCAACGAAACATGGAGCGATGGATCGTCGCTGGGTGCTGTCAACCGGATTCAGGACTACAAGACCAGCTCGTTGCGTCGCGCCTCCGAGGTGCTCGTCATTGCAGACGCAGGCCAGACCGACGAGCAGATCAACCAGTTCACCGAGATCGGTGATGCCTTCGCGGTGCTGGAGAATCTTGACTACAACGGCGGCAAGGGAACAAACCCGGGCGGTGCGGACGATCCTCTGGATTATCACCTCTCCTCGGATACCGACAGCGACGACGTGATCAACGAGGGTGCCAACGTGGACAGCATTGTCAAACTCGGCGATCAGGGTGCGGCGGACCTTCGCTGGCGGCACGGCGGCGGCAGCGGCTCGGGCAGCAGCTCCGGCAGCGTCAACGCGCTCTACGGCGACGGCCACGCGGAGAGCAATGCACGCGGCTCCATCCTCAAGCGCAACATCCGCCCCGACGCACCTCCCGGATCATAA
- a CDS encoding family 16 glycosylhydrolase, which produces MLASHNPHTTRSLLTLTLLGCLPALAIADAPQVLLDDQFNGSGNVAYEDWRLPADGPAAFYGRTQAKVDPAANTPQQENGHATLTLDTYFPDDPGEAFHGHEMISKRVFARGGGVSFEWRSRIDESTVPAGVGGIVNGLFTYDVTRSDSSNEPVRDEIDFELLTNELVSGQDRPFTNIYSEEGFNGVTGDGAFVTPVSDLGAYHTYRVDWHRDRVDWYVDDVLVRTETENVPDDPMTLRANIWATDAGFSEAYDASLQPTSVEAQNQAIDANIDYIKVTEKAAAFDSNLSTTVRGDNLLIDSSFTPDPGPEFGVPDEGNFTGGWKAFSNAFPQSTPSNEGIAAFDGDDASGKFFGSFFSGGDSVMIQRVTEDQAGHSFDDMEFEATFRMLTPSGSDSIVGTQNIALTVVQFFDEDFNLIMDPNNTEEALNGEIATIIDGRIASTPENTWIEANLGLIAPAGTYAIEVVHVFVQTANNFEGGFLAEGGAVWVDGNELRFLYDILDVDRDGDTSVVDLDTLLQTISGGDADASDPLDVNQDGVLNQQDALDWLTEFGSLPGDANLDGVVDLLDLSVLASNFDTPGNGWSTGDFNGDISVDLLDLSTLASNFESSGSVPEPTSLALLGLSALALRRH; this is translated from the coding sequence ATGCTTGCGTCCCACAATCCACACACCACGCGCTCGCTGCTCACCCTTACGCTTCTCGGCTGCCTGCCCGCCTTGGCCATCGCCGATGCGCCGCAGGTCCTGCTCGACGATCAGTTCAACGGCTCGGGCAATGTCGCCTACGAAGACTGGCGTCTGCCCGCCGACGGGCCGGCCGCGTTCTATGGCCGCACGCAGGCCAAGGTCGATCCCGCCGCGAATACCCCGCAGCAGGAGAACGGCCACGCGACCCTCACCCTCGATACCTACTTCCCCGATGACCCGGGCGAGGCCTTCCACGGTCACGAGATGATCTCCAAACGCGTCTTCGCGCGTGGCGGCGGCGTGAGCTTCGAGTGGCGGTCCCGCATCGACGAGAGCACCGTGCCCGCTGGCGTCGGCGGCATCGTCAACGGCCTGTTCACCTACGACGTGACCCGTTCGGACAGCAGTAACGAGCCGGTCCGCGACGAGATCGACTTCGAACTGCTCACCAACGAACTGGTCTCCGGTCAGGATCGCCCCTTCACCAACATCTATTCCGAAGAAGGCTTCAACGGCGTGACCGGCGACGGTGCTTTCGTGACACCCGTGTCCGACCTGGGCGCCTACCACACCTACCGAGTCGATTGGCATCGTGATCGTGTTGACTGGTACGTCGATGACGTGCTCGTGCGCACCGAGACGGAGAACGTCCCCGACGATCCGATGACGCTCCGCGCGAACATCTGGGCAACCGACGCCGGATTCAGTGAGGCGTACGACGCCAGCCTGCAGCCCACCTCGGTGGAGGCGCAGAATCAGGCTATTGACGCCAACATCGATTACATCAAGGTGACCGAGAAGGCAGCGGCCTTCGACAGCAATCTCTCGACGACCGTGCGTGGCGACAACCTCCTGATCGACTCAAGTTTCACACCCGACCCCGGCCCGGAGTTCGGTGTGCCCGACGAAGGGAACTTCACCGGCGGCTGGAAGGCATTCAGCAACGCCTTCCCGCAGTCGACACCGAGCAACGAGGGCATCGCGGCGTTCGACGGCGACGACGCCTCGGGCAAGTTCTTCGGCTCCTTCTTCTCGGGCGGGGACAGCGTGATGATCCAGCGCGTCACCGAGGACCAGGCAGGCCACAGTTTCGACGACATGGAGTTCGAGGCCACGTTCCGGATGCTCACACCCTCGGGCAGTGACTCCATCGTCGGCACACAGAACATCGCGCTGACCGTGGTGCAGTTCTTCGATGAGGATTTCAACCTCATCATGGACCCCAACAACACCGAGGAGGCGCTCAACGGCGAGATCGCGACCATCATCGACGGCCGCATCGCCTCCACGCCCGAGAACACCTGGATCGAGGCCAACCTCGGCCTGATCGCACCCGCCGGCACCTACGCCATCGAGGTCGTGCACGTCTTTGTTCAGACCGCGAATAACTTCGAGGGCGGCTTCCTTGCCGAGGGCGGCGCTGTCTGGGTCGATGGCAACGAGCTGCGTTTCCTCTACGACATCCTCGACGTTGACCGCGACGGCGACACCTCGGTCGTGGACCTAGACACGCTGCTCCAGACGATCAGCGGCGGCGACGCCGACGCCAGCGACCCGCTCGACGTCAACCAGGACGGCGTCCTGAACCAGCAGGACGCGCTCGACTGGCTGACGGAGTTTGGATCACTGCCCGGTGACGCCAACCTCGACGGCGTGGTCGACCTGCTCGACCTCTCCGTGCTCGCCTCGAACTTCGACACGCCCGGCAACGGCTGGTCGACAGGCGATTTCAACGGCGATATCAGCGTCGACCTCCTCGACCTGTCTACCCTCGCCAGCAACTTCGAATCTTCCGGGTCTGTTCCCGAACCCACAAGCCTGGCGCTGCTGGGGCTGTCCGCCCTTGCCCTGCGTCGTCACTAA